A segment of the Pseudoliparis swirei isolate HS2019 ecotype Mariana Trench chromosome 4, NWPU_hadal_v1, whole genome shotgun sequence genome:
CACAGCTCGTCAAAACAATGCAATTTACTGCTTTCTttacaaagaaatacaattaaTGTTATACACAAATGAGTTCACAATATTTTCTGTTTCTCATGTGGCGCCCTGTGAAAAATAAAGgcccacccctgctctagtGCCTTTATTCATTTCACATATTCATGAGTCCACGACAGCCCAAATGGATATAGATCCACAGCGTGTGATGAGCTCCGGCCATTGATCCGCATCCCCTCAATTGGACAGCCGATCAACATCGACTGGCAGTTCAATGGAGACAAATATGTGACGTTGTGTCAGATTAATTAACTTTCTGGAGTAGCGCCATGCTCACGCTCTTGACTCCGCCTCCATACAGCAGAGACAATACGGAGAACAATGGCCAACTGTGCATTCACTCTATGAGTTGGCATGCCATGGGCCCCGTGAAGCTGTTTGACAAGGGGCCTTCCTCAGAGAGACAACCACGGAAACTCTTTAATCAGGGAATAATTATGATGTAATTAGCATATAGTAGTTGATTGATTGTGCTTCTGAAGCGATCGCATGAATTGAGAGCActctactctgtgtgtgtgtgtgtgtgggggggtggggctcTTTCAATGTGGTCAAACAAAAGCAATTAAAGGAAGTACTTCATTTCTGTATAATCTCGACCTACATGCAGCTTAAAACTCATTCTGACTCACTGGTTTTAGACCGTCCTcgactctctccctctttttgggaaacagaaccaacacacagaaaaattgaggtgccatctggaaccgaaaatggttcttcggagaagaaccgtttctggttccacaaagaacctttcaaaccagggttctttaaagaaccatttcctcaaagagttcttcaaaaaacctataaagatgtctcaagaaccttaaaaaatggttctttaaggcactattgctggttccacaaataacctttcaaaccagggttctttaaagaaccattttgtcaagggtagtccgggttgtcgcagcgagagaggacccaaatgccgacattactgcacaactatatttatttttccacaaatcacagaccagaccagaccagaacaggacgacaaacacgcggaccaaacagtacgaagccacactgggaatgagacgaacagggtttacatacacaggcaaggtggaggtgattggacaacggggaacgagacacaggtgaacacaatgagggcgggaccagcaatcacacagaaggaaacaatcaggaccagggcagacaatcacagggagacagacgacacaaggaattcaaaacaagacacaaaactaaacacaaactccagatcatgacagtacccccccctcaagggacgaattccagacggccaagcgttccacaagggcgggtggaggggagccggaggagggtccaaggctgcagaagcagtccggggcgggccgcaggacgataacCAGGCCAAGAGGtgcgctctggagggcgggccggaggacaagagcggggagctaggggaccgggcccAGGGGATGGGGTccctgtgggaccaggaccaggcgacgagacatggggaaccgggGATGGGCGGTCccgggaactgtgactgacggAGGCGGGCCGGGAGAACAGGACGGGCGGAACGGAGGCGGAACACGGTACTGGAACCAAAACATCGGGCCTGGAGGCGGCGACGAACAcgggactggaactggaacatcgggactggaatatcgggactggaaccggaacatgcGACGGCGGAACACCGACGGCAGCgtggaacaccgggactggaaccagaacatcgtggactggaacgcGATGGAAcacgggactggaacatcggggctgGAGCGAAcaccgtggactggaaccgaacaccgggactggaaccagaacctcgtggactggaaccgtgatGGAACTCGGACTGGAACATTGGGGACTGGagccgtgacggaacaccgggactggaaccgaacatcgtggactggaaccgtgacggaacaccgggactggaaccgaacatcctggactggaaccggtgatggaactccgggactggaacattgggactggagccggtgacggaacacggGACTGGAACGTGACGGAACACGGGACTGGAACGGAACATCCTGGACTGGAACGTGATGGAACTCGGGACAGGAACCGCCAACACTGACTGCATTGCCGGAGGGTCTCCCATCTCCTCAAGCAAAACATGAGCgttagctggccaggcaggaactgtgcagcggaaactgaaggctgggtccattattggtggcttcgttctgtcaagggtagtccgggttgtcgcagcgagagaggacccaaatgccgacattactgcacaactatatttatttttccacaaatcacagaccagaccagaccagaacaggacgacaaacacgcggaccaaacagtacgaagccacactgggaatgagacgaacagggtttacatacacaggcaaggtggaggtgattggacaacggggaacgagacacaggtgaacacaatgagggcgggaccagcaatcacacagaaggaaacaatcaggaccagggcagacaatcacagggagacagacgacacaaggaattcaaaacaagacacaaaactaaacacaaactccagatcatgacacatttccttaaatagtttttcaaagaacctataaaggtgtctcaaagaaccttcaaaaatggttccttaaggcaccatttttggttccacaaaggacCTTtctaaccagggttcttcaaagaaccattccCTTAAAGAATCATTTAAAGAACCTATTAAGATGTCtcaagaaccttaaaaatggcgctttaaggcatcatttctggttccacaaataacctttcaaaccagggttctttaaaaaaacatttgcttaaagagttcttcaaatagtgcctcaaatgaaaaataaaattctTCAGTCTGtgatggttcttcaaagaaccacaaagccttttaaagaaccatttaagagcCTTTATGTTTCTGTGGCCCCTGGGAGAAGCGCCTGCCGCGGCGGCCACTAATCTTGTTCCCCAGAAACCCAAACCGCTGCTCGTTGGCTCCTTTCATtcagaacaacaaacaaacaaacaaacaaacaaacacataatgTACATAAACAGTGTTGTGACTACGACTTttgagtttgttttctttatttaggaTTGTTGTGCCACAACAAATAGAGCCACATAGGAAAAGACGGAAGGACTTAATTAAACATAAAGTATCAGTGGGCCTTGATCGATGGTCTCGAGTGGTCTTCGCCACACAATggatggccccgcccccctcgccTTGATCAGTGCACTCACAGagctgcagccaatcagctgccTCGGCTCTTTGCGTACAAACAGGACCCCGTGCGCCCGGCAGCCTTTAAATGGGACCCGCAGTGAGGCGACGTCCAGAGCCGAGCAGAGAACCAACGGGCGAAACGCAAACACTCAAAAGAgtgtcaccaaaaaaaatattttttttactcctCCACCAAAACCAGAACTCCAGCCAAGAGGATGGATGCCGCCGGGCGCAGAGAGCCGGTCTGCAGGAGTCTGTTCGGCCCCGTGGACCACGAGCAGCTGCGCCGGGACTTGGCGCTCAATCTGCGGGAGTTCGCGGAGCAGGACAGCCGCCGCTGGAACTTCAACTTCCAGACGGAGACGCCGCTGAGCGGCCGCTTCCAGTGGGACGAAGTCCcggccaccgccgccgccgctgcggcCGTCTACCGGGAATGCGCGCGGCCGACGGACGGCGCGTGCTGCTCGGCGGCGGCGCGCGACGGGGTGAGCGAGCGCGAGGACGGCGCTGGCAAAGACCAGGAGAACCGCTCGAGCGTGTCCAACACGCGCCGCTCGTGTCCCGCGGAAGCGACGACGGCCGCGCGCAGGAAGAGGACGCTCTCGAGACCGGCAGCCAAGCCCGGAAGAAACGCACGAATCACAGGTGAGGGAACAACAACATACTTTTATATCCACAATGAGGGGTTAGCTCACGCAGAAACCCCACGCGGATTCAATAACAACTCCAAAAAgtgtgtacaaattgtaaaaTATGGTCAGGTCTCATGTGTTTGTATTGGAGATGATTTGTCCCTTCGCGGTTGCCGTAGAGAGGAAAGTTAACGGGACTTGGGGAAGCAAATAAAGAGAGAAGCGGCTGCTCTCCCGACTCCGTTAGTTAACGTGTAATAACTGCTCCTCGCACACGAGCCCAGAACGCTCCGTTTAATATATTAAGTGAATTAAATGTGTTCTTTTCTTGGCAGATTTCTTCGCAAAGCGGAGGAGGACGACAGAAAGCAGGAGCATCCTGACTCCTTTCCTCACACGTTCCAGTGAAGCAGCTGCGTGCAAAACATTACGGTGAACCCGCTGCGGGAAAATGGACTTGTTATGTTTTATGGACTGGACCCAAAGACGATTCACTGCACCAAAGGATTCTATTTaatgttcttttttatttttattttatttaattattgccAGTTTTAGTATTTTATCAACCGGGGTTAAATTATACGATTTTGTGTTctattatttattctatttatggACTTTAACTTAATGTCTATGCATTTTTTCCACTGCTAATTTTtccaaatatgttttattgtttttatgccTAAATGCACTGAGGTTGTAAATGGCTACACATGTTGATATTTTAATAAACCTTTTCATCGATTCTACTTCCGGGTGATTATTATATCTGCTGACGActcctctgggaatatttacTCTTTGAGATTCGACACATTGTAATGTTTCGCATTCCTAATTCATTCATTAATCAAAATGGAATTTGTTGATTTCATTTTGCAACACATTAATCATCAAAGCGGTCCTCTCAGTCGCGTCGAAAGTTAATAGTATCCTCATTTTTTTCCCTATCTTAGAGACAAAATAGCAACGATTCAAACAGGAAAGTAAGAATCTCCAAACATTGCCTCACAATTCCTATTTCCTCTAAGCTTTCCATGTGAACTGCTCCCCGCAGCACACACCGACAGTTAAGGATGCAATCACGCTGAGCCGTAATAAACAAGATAAAGTAGCCGATGTTTATGCGCGAGCAACAGGTCTCCTCTTTATGACCGAGACGGTTTCCCTGAAGCAACGGACAAAACATCTTGACAGCCAGAGATCGAGATCGGGAGCTTTTCTATtgtctccacacggctctcaacatggcggctcTGAGAAGCTccggtaaccacacacacacacacagagggaaagATACTTTCTCGGGaagatattaatataatatcgCATGTGTCAAGATAAAGTCGAGTCAACTTATACTTGACATATGCTTTATTATATCGATCCTGCTTCTTTCCCCCCCCTAAAATAAGTGCATTATCGGGTATTAAAAAGTAAGTGACTAACGCTTATTTAATAAAAGCTGCTGCGTTAACTTACCGCCGCATAACGCTGACCCTAGAGGTGTGCAATTGTGAATTGATAAAGATAATTTAAAAGTTATCACGTTTTCAATATGACTGCCGTCTTATGAGACGGGcacatattttgttttgtgctgACTTTGTGGCAACCGCACACACAAGTATAAGCTAATAATAAGTGCGCCTCTGAAGTcgcggagaaaagaaaaaaaaatcaattcaaGTTGCAAAGTTTGGCAATCGAAGGAGCgggacacaaaaaagaaaaaagtttttcGAGTAATTGCATTTTCCCCCCGGCttgtattcaagattcaagattcaagattcaagatgtttttatttgtcacatacacacacagggtgtgcagtgaaatgaaagtggcaatgctcagcaggaatgtgcaagggcaacaagtacacactatttacaataaaaaacaacacaatatttacagtaagtgtgtgtgtgtgtgtgtgtgtgtgtgtgcctaagaggggcagttatgtgggtctatgtgggggtcctggtgaggt
Coding sequences within it:
- the cdkn1ca gene encoding cyclin dependent kinase inhibitor 1Ca — translated: MDAAGRREPVCRSLFGPVDHEQLRRDLALNLREFAEQDSRRWNFNFQTETPLSGRFQWDEVPATAAAAAAVYRECARPTDGACCSAAARDGVSEREDGAGKDQENRSSVSNTRRSCPAEATTAARRKRTLSRPAAKPGRNARITDFFAKRRRTTESRSILTPFLTRSSEAAACKTLR